The genome window GTCGGAACCATCAACAAGAAAGCAGTAAGGCTGAGGCAAATCGTTTCGATGTAAACGGCGGCCCTGCCGATAGATGTAACGCGTGCTATGCCATAACCGGTCAGCAAAAACAGGAGCGTCGCAAGCGCAATGCCGTAACTCACGGGCTGGTGCGCAACGAGGAACACCGTAGTCGCGCCTATCAGCATCGAAATAAAGTAGGCAGTGCCCGCACCATTACGCGGTGTAATCCGGCCATAGCGTACAAACATATACAGGGCCAGAGGTATGGCAGGCAAGCTGCCTAATGTGTGTAACCAACCCAGCGGTGATATTCCAAACATGATGATTCCTTTCGTCTGTTGAGCAAATGATGCAACTGTTTAAAAAATTAATTCACTTAATAAAACTCTCTACTAGTAGGTAGGCTAAAAGGTAAAATTTAACCCGGCAAACTATTGCCGGGCTTCAGGCTTCCAGCAGGCGCTGCAACAAAGGTTGAGTAATTACTCCGAAGATCTTCGCATCCTTGTAAGCACGCGCCGAGAGCATGGCGCCATGTACAGTGGCCATGAAGCCTTCCGCTTCGTCCTTGGCTGACGCAGTCAGCCGTATGCTGCCATTTGCCACGCCGCGTTCCAGCACCAGGGTCAACCAATCCGAGAGGGTGCGGAAATGGGCGCTTACTTCAAGCGCGACTTCTTCCGGGAGGGCCGGCAATTGGGTCGCGAGCAATGCGCATATACAAAATGGGGCAGTGCCGTCGGTGATACAGGATTCCCAATACTGGATGTAAGCGCGCAACTGTTCAACCGGTTCCGGCACGTTACGCTCCAATTCCGCCATACCCAGCTGGACTTCCCATCGGTAATTAACGATGAGTGTCCGCACCAGGTTCGATTTGGTCGGGAAATGATGATGAATCGTTGCGTTGCGTACTCCAACCACCTTGGAAATATCGGCGTAGCTGAAACCGTTATAACCGCCGGCAACGATCAGTGACCGGGCACAATTAATGATTTCTTCGGATGTGTTGTTGGCTTTCATTTCAAGCACTCTACATACTAGTAGGTAGCTTGTCAAGGCAGGGATTGCGCTTCATTTTGTACGGGCTGGGCAAGATGGATGACAAATTGACTACTTTTGGCCGGAACAACTCGTTGTTATATCAATGCGAAGACACATAGATGGAATCCGGATCGGCGTCGGGCAAGGAAAAGGCCTGTTTCATGCGTTCGACCTCATCGACCGGGCTTCGTCCAAACAGGCGTTTGAATTCGCGACTGAATTGCGATGCGCTTTCATAGCCGACGAGCAAACAGGCTGTTGCGGCGGTTAATCCATTTCGCGCCATCAGCAGACGGGCCTGATGCAGGCGCGTCGACTTTAGATATTGCATAGGCGAAGTCTTTGTCACGTGTTTGAAGTGGGCATGAAACGATGGTGCACTCATCCCCGCTTCGTGCGCAAGCAGTTCGACATCAAGCTTATCGCTGTATGACATGTGTATTTTCTTGATCGCCCTGGCGACTTTGCCAAACTGGCCTTCGTTGACAAGTGCTGCGCGCATGGAAGCGCCTTGTTCGCCGGTCAATACGCGCAGGTAAATTTCTTTCACGAGCGCATTACCCAGGATCTTTGCCTCAATCGGCTGGTCCATCGCTTCCAGAAATCGTAATACCGACGCTGCCATTCTTTCGTCCATTGCGGTGGCAAACATTCCCTGTGGCCTTGCATCCGTCGCGTCAACTCCTTCCAGCTGTAGCAGCAGATCGGCCAGCACCTGGAAATCAAGTCGGAAGTAGATCGCGAGTAAAGGCTCCTTCTCGCTGGCATCGGTTTCCATCGTAAAAGGCACCGGTACCGACACCGCCAGATAGTGTTGTGCATCGTAGACGTAAGTTAGCTCGCCGAGAAATCCACGCTTGCGACCCTGGCACACCACGACTATTCCCGGTTCATACAAAACCGGCGTGACACTCATGGGGCGATTTGAGCGCAGGAACCTGACGTCCGGTAGGTGCGACAGATTGTAGCCTTCGTTCGGCGCGAGCCTGCTTAGCAGGGTCGCCATCTGCTGATGCTGCCGTTTGCCGGTTTTGCTTGCGTGCTTCATGTGCCTGCAATCGTTGTCGAAGTATTCTGTGAATTATAGCGTTTCATAGCTTTAGGCAAGGATGGCATGTGAATCGGCATTTCCATGACCTGCACGCAGACTTACCATTTCGATACCCCAAACAACTCTTGTTTGCGATCAGGCTGCTTGCTGAGCAGTAAGAAAAAATAAACATTGAAGGAATAAACTCATGGCTAACACGACCAAGATGAATTTGTTAATCACAGGTGTCAGTTCCGGTTTCGGCCGCGCATTTGCCGAGACGGCCTTGCGCGAAGGGCATACGGTCATTGGTACGGTACGCAATGATGCGGCGAAAAGGGATTTTGAGGATTTGGCAATCGGCCGGGCAATTGGCGTTGTGCTGGATGTGACGGATTTTTCAGCGATCGATGCTGCTGTCGCATCAGCAAGCAGTAAGGTCGGGCCGGTTGACGTCCTGGTTAACAATGCCGGCTACGGGCATGAAGGAATACTGGAAGAGTCGCCGCTGGAGGAGATGCGACATCAGTTCGATGTGAATGTGTTTGGTGCTGTTGCAATGATCAAGGCAGTCTTGCCGTCGATGCGTGCACGTCGTACCGGCCACATCATCAATATCACGTCGATGGGCGGCTTTATCACGATGCCCGGGATTGCATACTACTGCGGCAGTAAATTCGCACTGGAAGGTATCTCGGAGACGCTGGCAAAGGAAGTGGCGGGTTTCGGTATCAAGGTGACTGCGGTCGCGCCAGGTTCTTTCCGTACCGATTGGGCCGGGCGCTCAATGGTGCGTTCATCGCGCAGCATTGCTGATTACGATAAATTGATCGATCCGATTCGTGCTGCGCGCCAGGAAAAAAGCGGACATCAGATCGGCAATCCACTGCAGGCTGCACAAGTGTTGCTAAGCATTGCAAACTCTCCTGATGCGCCGGTGCATCTGCTGCTCGGCAGCGACGCGGTGAAATTGGTCAGGGAGAAAATTGCGGTGTTGTCCGGCGAGA of Janthinobacterium sp. Marseille contains these proteins:
- a CDS encoding TetR/AcrR family transcriptional regulator; this encodes MKANNTSEEIINCARSLIVAGGYNGFSYADISKVVGVRNATIHHHFPTKSNLVRTLIVNYRWEVQLGMAELERNVPEPVEQLRAYIQYWESCITDGTAPFCICALLATQLPALPEEVALEVSAHFRTLSDWLTLVLERGVANGSIRLTASAKDEAEGFMATVHGAMLSARAYKDAKIFGVITQPLLQRLLEA
- a CDS encoding AraC family transcriptional regulator, with the protein product MKHASKTGKRQHQQMATLLSRLAPNEGYNLSHLPDVRFLRSNRPMSVTPVLYEPGIVVVCQGRKRGFLGELTYVYDAQHYLAVSVPVPFTMETDASEKEPLLAIYFRLDFQVLADLLLQLEGVDATDARPQGMFATAMDERMAASVLRFLEAMDQPIEAKILGNALVKEIYLRVLTGEQGASMRAALVNEGQFGKVARAIKKIHMSYSDKLDVELLAHEAGMSAPSFHAHFKHVTKTSPMQYLKSTRLHQARLLMARNGLTAATACLLVGYESASQFSREFKRLFGRSPVDEVERMKQAFSLPDADPDSIYVSSH
- a CDS encoding oxidoreductase; this encodes MANTTKMNLLITGVSSGFGRAFAETALREGHTVIGTVRNDAAKRDFEDLAIGRAIGVVLDVTDFSAIDAAVASASSKVGPVDVLVNNAGYGHEGILEESPLEEMRHQFDVNVFGAVAMIKAVLPSMRARRTGHIINITSMGGFITMPGIAYYCGSKFALEGISETLAKEVAGFGIKVTAVAPGSFRTDWAGRSMVRSSRSIADYDKLIDPIRAARQEKSGHQIGNPLQAAQVLLSIANSPDAPVHLLLGSDAVKLVREKIAVLSGEISAWEEVSMSTDFQQG